In one window of Gossypium hirsutum isolate 1008001.06 chromosome A01, Gossypium_hirsutum_v2.1, whole genome shotgun sequence DNA:
- the LOC107934295 gene encoding LOW QUALITY PROTEIN: auxin efflux carrier component 3 (The sequence of the model RefSeq protein was modified relative to this genomic sequence to represent the inferred CDS: inserted 1 base in 1 codon): MISWNDLYTVLTAVIPLYVAMILAYGSVRWWKIFTPDQCSGINRFVAIFAVPLLSFHFISTNDPYAMNFRFIAADTLQKLIMLFVLGLWTNLTRNGSLEWMITIFSLSTLPNTLVMGIPLLIAMYGPYSGMLMVQVVVLQCIIWYTLLLFXFEYRGAKILIMEQFPETAASIVSFKVDSDVVSLDGRDFLETDAEIGEDGKLHVKVRKSNASRRSLGPCSLPALTPRPSNLTGAEIYSLSSSRNPTPRGSNFNNSDFYSMMGVQGFPARHSNFGPADLYSVQSSRGPTPRPSNFEENNTVMSPRFGFYPAQTVPSSYPAPNPEFSSVTKNAKATQQQQQQPREKENNKENHDAKELHMFVWSSSASPVSEGGGLHVFGGTDFGASEQSGRSEQGAKEIRMLVADHPQNGENKGMAGSGDVHGEDFSFAGRDGEEEREKEGPNGLNKLGSSSTAELHPKAAGGPESGVGKQMPPASVMTRLILIMVWRKLIRNPNTYSSLIGLVWSLIAFRWHVSMPKIIEKSISILSDAGLGMAMFSLGLFMALQPKIIACGNSVATFAMAVRFLTGPAVMAAASIAVGLRGTLLRVAIVQAALPQGIVPFVFAKEYNVHPAILSTAVIFGMLIALPITLVYYILLGL, translated from the exons ATGATTAGTTGGAACGATCTTTACACCGTTTTAACGGCGGTGATCCCACTGTACGTTGCTATGATCTTGGCTTACGGCTCCGTCCGTTGGTGGAAAATATTCACCCCCGACCAGTGCTCGGGTATCAACCGCTTTGTCGCCATATTTGCCGTTCCTCTCTTGTCTTTCCACTTCATTTCCACCAATGACCCTTACGCCATGAACTTCAGGTTCATAGCAGCCGACACCCTTCAAAAGCTCATCATGCTCTTCGTTCTTGGATTGTGGACTAATTTAACAAGGAACGGAAGCCTGGAATGGATGATCACCATTTTCTCTTTATCTACTCTCCCTAACACTCTAGTCATGGGTATTCCTCTTTTAATCGCTATGTACGGTCCCTACTCCGGGATGCTCATGGTCCAAGTCGTGGTTCTCCAGTGTATCATTTGGTACAcccttcttcttt cttttgagTACCGCGGTGCCAAAATCCTCATCATGGAGCAGTTTCCCGAAACTGCAGCTTCCATTGTTTCTTTCAAAGTTGATTCCGATGTGGTTTCACTTGACGGCCGCGATTTCCTCGAAACCGACGCTGAAATCGGGGAAGACGGCAAGCTACACGTTAAGGTCAGGAAATCTAATGCTTCCAGGAGGTCTTTGGGGCCGTGTTCCCTTCCTGCATTGACTCCCAGGCCTTCCAACCTCACCGGTGCTGAAATCTACAGTTTGAGCTCTTCAAGGAACCCCACGCCAAGAGGTTCCAATTTCAACAACTCCGATTTTTACTCCATGATGGGTGTTCAAGGATTTCCTGCAAGACACTCCAATTTCGGTCCAGCTGATTTATACTCTGTTCAATCCTCTAGAGGACCTACTCCAAGGCCATCCAATTTTGAAGAAAACAATACAGTAATGTCTCCACGATTCGGATTTTATCCAGCACAGACTGTTCCTTCATCCTACCCTGCTCCAAACCCTGAATTCTCATCCGTCACGAAGAACGCTAAAGCTACCCAACAACAACAGCAGCAGCCTAGGGAGAAGGAGAATAATAAAGAGAATCATGATGCCAAGGAATTGCACATGTTTGTGTGGAGTTCAAGTGCTTCGCCGGTTTCAGAAGGCGGAGGTCTCCATGTCTTTGGTGGTACAGATTTCGGAGCGTCCGAACAATCTGGACGGTCTGAGCAGGGTGCTAAAGAGATAAGGATGTTGGTCGCAGATCACCCTCAAAACGGGGAAAACAAAG GCATGGCAGGCAGTGGTGACGTTCATGGAGAGGACTTCAGCTTTGCTGGAAGAGATGGGGAAGAAGAGAGAGAAAAGGAAGGACCCAATGGTCTCAATAAGTTGGGGTCTAGTTCAACGGCCGAGTTGCACCCTAAAGCCGCCGGAGGGCCGGAGTCTGGCGTAGGCAAACAAATGCCGCCGGCAAGTGTAATGACGCGCTTAATCTTGATCATGGTCTGGCGCAAGCTTATCCGAAACCCCAATACATATTCCAGTCTCATCGGGCTGGTTTGGTCCCTAATTGCTTTCAG GTGGCATGTGAGTATGCCGAAAATAATAGAGAAGTCTATCTCCATCCTGTCAGATGCTGGACTAGGAATGGCCATGTTTAGCTTAG GTCTGTTTATGGCACTGCAACCCAAGATCATCGCTTGTGGGAACTCTGTAGCTACATTTGCCATGGCCGTTAGGTTCTTAACTGGTCCGGCTGTCATGGCTGCCGCTTCGATTGCAGTAGGGTTGCGCGGCACACTCCTCCGTGTCGCCATCGTTCAG GCGGCTCTGCCACAAGGAATTGTACCATTTGTGTTCGCCAAGGAATACAATGTCCACCCTGCGATTCTTAGCACTGC GGTTATCTTTGGGATGTTGATAGCATTACCAATAACGCTGGTGTACTATATTCTTCTAGGATTGTGA